Proteins encoded within one genomic window of Mesobacillus subterraneus:
- a CDS encoding YokU family protein, giving the protein MGNCEWCSSVNTKPVTDKVYWELPDGTNAIQINDTPAIHCLDCQMTYQTELITKEIEDQLFLIDTKKLGKVVTFEELMAQPRLLKRNYFDYSS; this is encoded by the coding sequence ATGGGGAATTGCGAGTGGTGCAGCAGTGTAAATACCAAACCTGTAACTGACAAGGTTTATTGGGAACTCCCGGATGGAACAAATGCAATTCAAATCAATGATACACCTGCCATCCATTGTCTGGACTGCCAAATGACATATCAGACCGAATTGATTACAAAGGAAATCGAAGACCAATTATTTTTAATCGATACGAAAAAGCTTGGGAAAGTAGTCACCTTTGAGGAACTGATGGCGCAGCCAAGATTGTTAAAGCGAAATTACTTTGATTATTCATCTTAA
- a CDS encoding YozD family protein: MKEIEVVIDTEEIAEFFFHELVKRGYVPTEEELEEMADITFEYLIEKCIIDEEEDID; the protein is encoded by the coding sequence GTGAAAGAGATTGAGGTTGTTATTGATACAGAAGAGATTGCTGAATTTTTCTTTCATGAACTTGTAAAAAGGGGATACGTTCCCACAGAGGAAGAACTTGAAGAGATGGCAGATATCACATTTGAATATCTGATCGAAAAATGTATTATCGATGAGGAAGAAGATATAGACTAG
- a CDS encoding YozE family protein — protein MYKSFYHFLMKYRTTKPNDGISRFANSAYDDLSFPKNSEDYDEISSYLELNGHYPESMAVFDEAWEEYLIAES, from the coding sequence ATGTATAAAAGCTTTTATCACTTTCTCATGAAATACCGGACCACCAAACCGAACGATGGAATCAGCAGGTTTGCCAATTCCGCATATGATGACCTCTCGTTTCCTAAAAATTCGGAGGATTATGATGAAATTAGCTCATACCTGGAATTGAACGGACATTATCCTGAAAGTATGGCTGTGTTTGATGAAGCCTGGGAGGAATATTTGATAGCAGAAAGTTAA